In Microbacterium sp. 1.5R, the following are encoded in one genomic region:
- the dnaN gene encoding DNA polymerase III subunit beta, giving the protein MRFQVNRDVFSEAVSFVVKLLPQRNPQPILAGVLIEADGSGLTLSAFDYEASARTTIEATVDTPGTILVHGRLLSDIASRLPNAPIEIAVEDDGSITVTCGSARFTLAAMPVEEYPSIPEVSGSSGVVPADDFGTAISQVGFAASRDDVTPVLTGVQLEVSGQTLSLVATDRYRVSLRDVPWDGEAVEASALVPARTLLEVGKTFGHAGTIQIAFSGAGDREIIAFTAGNKTVTSLLIKGNFPPVRRLFPEQTEHYAVVNTADLVEAVRRVSLVLDRAAPLRFTFTSDSVTMDASGSEHARASESVDAILSGGDDVTLGLNPQYLIEALGAVKSEFVRVTFTSSDNANKLSPVLITSQTSVDQAGLDSFKYLLQPNLLLR; this is encoded by the coding sequence GTGAGGTTTCAGGTCAACCGCGATGTCTTCAGCGAGGCCGTGTCGTTCGTGGTCAAGCTGCTTCCGCAGCGCAACCCGCAGCCCATCCTCGCCGGAGTCCTGATCGAGGCAGACGGCTCCGGTCTCACGCTCTCGGCGTTCGACTACGAGGCATCCGCGCGCACGACCATCGAAGCCACCGTCGACACACCGGGCACGATCCTGGTGCACGGTCGACTGCTCTCCGACATCGCCAGCCGCCTTCCCAACGCGCCGATCGAGATCGCCGTAGAGGACGACGGCAGCATCACGGTCACCTGCGGCTCGGCGCGGTTCACCCTCGCAGCCATGCCGGTCGAGGAATATCCGTCGATCCCCGAGGTGTCCGGTTCCTCCGGCGTCGTGCCCGCCGACGATTTCGGCACCGCGATCAGCCAGGTGGGTTTCGCCGCCTCGCGCGACGACGTCACCCCGGTCCTGACCGGAGTGCAGCTCGAGGTCTCCGGTCAGACGCTCAGCCTCGTGGCCACCGACCGCTACCGCGTCTCGCTCCGCGACGTGCCGTGGGACGGCGAAGCGGTCGAAGCCAGCGCACTGGTGCCCGCACGCACTCTTCTCGAGGTCGGAAAGACCTTCGGTCATGCAGGCACCATCCAGATCGCGTTCTCGGGAGCGGGCGACCGCGAGATCATCGCGTTCACGGCCGGCAACAAGACGGTCACCTCGCTGCTGATCAAGGGAAACTTCCCTCCGGTCCGCCGTCTCTTCCCGGAGCAGACCGAGCACTATGCGGTCGTGAACACCGCAGACCTCGTCGAGGCCGTGCGCCGTGTGTCGCTCGTGCTCGACCGAGCAGCTCCGCTGCGCTTCACGTTCACGTCCGACAGCGTGACGATGGATGCGTCGGGCAGTGAGCATGCGCGTGCATCCGAGTCCGTCGACGCGATCCTCTCGGGTGGCGACGACGTCACGCTCGGCCTCAACCCGCAGTACCTCATCGAGGCGCTCGGCGCGGTCAAGAGCGAGTTCGTCCGCGTCACCTTCACGTCGAGCGACAACGCGAACAAGCTCAGCCCCGTGCTGATCACGAGCCAGACCTCGGTCGACCAGGCCGGTCTGGATTCGTTCAAGTACCTGCTGCAGCCGAACCTGCTGCTTCGCTGA
- the dnaA gene encoding chromosomal replication initiator protein DnaA, which translates to MSSPAQPDVPIWTTVQELLEADDRVTPQLQGFLSLAVPAGVMAATLYLEVPNDLTAAQINKRLRLPIMEALSHIGDEVTSYRVVVNHELAEQPTAPIAVADYGRQEQIRVESPMEQPTQLRHESRLNPKYTFDNFVIGQSNRFAHAAAVAVAEAPAKAYNPLFIYGDSGLGKTHLLHAIGDYAQSLYAGVKVRYVSSEEFTNDFINSIANNRGAAFQARYRDVDILLIDDIQFLQGRAETQEAFFHTFNTLHDHNKQVVITSDVAPKHLTGFEDRMRSRFEWGLITDVQAPDLETRIAILRKKAQSEALHIPDEVLEYIATVVSSNIRELEGALIRVSAFASLNRSALDISLAQTVLRDIIDTAEDNIISPTDIITATAQYFKLTVDDLYGSSRSQQIATSRQIAMYLCRERTSLSLPKIGQLFGNRDHTTVMYAYKKISELMKERRSIYNQVTEITTQLGRR; encoded by the coding sequence ATGTCATCACCTGCCCAGCCCGACGTTCCGATCTGGACCACGGTGCAGGAGCTCCTCGAGGCGGACGACCGAGTCACTCCTCAGCTCCAGGGATTCCTCAGCCTCGCGGTTCCGGCCGGCGTGATGGCCGCCACCCTCTATCTCGAGGTCCCGAACGATCTCACCGCGGCACAGATCAACAAGAGGCTGCGGCTTCCGATCATGGAGGCCCTCTCCCACATCGGCGATGAGGTGACGTCGTACCGCGTGGTCGTGAATCATGAGCTCGCCGAGCAGCCGACGGCGCCCATCGCGGTCGCCGATTACGGCCGCCAGGAGCAGATCCGCGTCGAATCCCCGATGGAGCAGCCGACGCAGCTGCGCCACGAGTCCCGCCTGAACCCGAAGTACACCTTCGACAACTTCGTCATCGGGCAGTCCAACCGGTTCGCCCATGCCGCTGCCGTCGCCGTCGCCGAAGCGCCGGCCAAGGCGTACAACCCGCTCTTCATCTACGGCGACTCGGGCCTCGGCAAGACGCACCTGCTGCACGCGATCGGCGACTACGCCCAATCCCTCTATGCAGGGGTCAAGGTCCGGTACGTCTCCAGCGAGGAGTTCACGAACGACTTCATCAACTCGATCGCGAACAACCGAGGTGCAGCCTTCCAGGCCCGCTACCGCGATGTGGACATCCTCCTGATCGACGACATCCAGTTCCTACAGGGTCGCGCGGAGACCCAGGAGGCGTTCTTCCACACCTTCAACACGCTGCACGACCACAACAAGCAGGTCGTCATCACCAGCGACGTCGCGCCGAAGCATCTCACCGGCTTCGAGGATCGCATGCGCAGTCGGTTCGAATGGGGCCTGATCACCGACGTGCAGGCGCCCGACCTCGAGACGCGCATCGCGATCCTCCGCAAGAAGGCGCAGAGCGAGGCGCTTCATATTCCCGACGAGGTACTCGAGTACATCGCCACCGTGGTGTCGTCGAACATCCGTGAACTCGAGGGTGCGCTGATACGCGTCTCCGCATTCGCCAGCCTGAACCGTTCGGCCCTCGACATCTCGCTCGCCCAGACGGTGCTCCGCGACATCATCGACACGGCAGAGGACAACATCATCTCGCCGACCGACATCATCACTGCGACCGCGCAGTACTTCAAGCTGACGGTCGACGACCTGTACGGCTCCAGCAGGTCTCAGCAGATCGCCACATCGCGCCAGATCGCGATGTACCTGTGCCGCGAGCGGACGAGTCTGTCCCTGCCGAAGATCGGCCAGCTGTTCGGCAACCGCGATCACACCACCGTCATGTACGCCTACAAGAAGATCAGCGAGCTCATGAAGGAGCGCCGTTCGATCTACAACCAGGTGACCGAGATCACCACGCAGCTCGGTCGACGCTGA